Proteins co-encoded in one Podospora pseudoanserina strain CBS 124.78 chromosome 7 map unlocalized CBS124.78p_7, whole genome shotgun sequence genomic window:
- a CDS encoding uncharacterized protein (COG:S; EggNog:ENOG503NW3R), with protein sequence MAKNLFPSASSQPVPCLRCAYPALNSDVSQDGDMIQQEVGAVNEHDERKHRRHACARMRTRAVMAYNHHERPSQTETGREGTGGNGQTSICWRHRQGKDRDVKRIFSSFQLATVVSKQQQSDIDADTMATPYSGPKNSLQASKPVVVGVYGIPGCGKSSMLVELKNRLGEEQFSFHEGSQAIASLLPGGLAAFHQASQDEKARYRELAISAIANEATKNQKVAVVAGHFMFWSEKDQQYHRVCTKADLETYTHVIYFDTAADIVSLRRQDDKGRERPTITPARLDDWAKTEKRELQRLCRSSGILFIALSEAERGALSVRIINLLLDFQHHCSQHNLRLVQNRLDSINLRSGFTMDCKQPCTMLVLDADKTLATQDTGKLFWEVMLKKNLLDPSSLEGKCEDPLTTLFSSQLGYSYTAFRQATLLYEQYSDEQVFEGVCRNIASLVKMHPAMVSLLQTAERKRNVSAVVVTCGLRRVWEIVLDNHGLMGTVKVIGGGRISDGFVVTAQVKASLVERLQNMYGLYVWAFGDSPLDIPMLRAADEAIVVVGEQYVQSRSMETHLLQAIDSGNFCPRQVLLPETAAPRLDVERLPLVNIESSEFLFEISRQRDHRRQPTAEHHIVHATGRAAAKLLTTATRDARVSGPALREAHRLVGRYLATELLPDVVGTEEYEIPHVQGHQTLGHRVKNEKKTAIVPLMRGGEPMAFGISDVLPLAIFLHAKRPEDVEARHLLGLETVLLVDSVVNTGKSIVEFVRHIRGLNSRVGIVVMAGVVQAKAVAAGPEGVLHQLHQAEPKVDVVALRLSDNKFTGKGVTDTGARLFNTTELE encoded by the exons ATGGCCAAAAATTTGTTCCCCAGTGCATCGTCTCAGCCTGTCCCGTGTTTGCGCTGTGCATATCCAGCTTTGAATAGTGACGTGAGCCAGGATGGTGATATGATTCAACAAGAGGTGGGAGCGGTGAATGAACATGACGAAAGAAAGCACCGGAGACACGCATGTGCGAGAATGCGCACCAGGGCTGTCATG GCCTACAACCATCACGAGAGGCCGAGTCAAACTGAGACTGGAAGGGAGGGAACGGGAGGGAATGGACAGACGAGTATATGTTGGCGTCACCGGCAAGGAAAAGACAGAGATGTTAAACGCATATTCTCATCGTTCCAGCTCGCCACCGTTGTttccaagcagcagcaaagtgATATTGACGCCGACACGATGGCGACTCCATATTCAGGACCCAAAAACTCTCTTCAAGCCAGCAAACCAGTCGTGGTCGGTGTGTACGGCATCCCTGGCTGTGGCAAGTCGTCCATGCTAGTCGAGTTGAAGAACAGGCTGGGCGAGGAGCAATTCAGCTTTCATGAAGGCTCCCAAGCTATTGCCTCTCTGCTTCCAGGAGGCCTTGCCGCTTTCCACCAGGCCAGCCAGGACGAGAAAGCGCGCTATCGTGAACTTGCGATCAGTGCCATTGCAAATGAGGCCACCAAGAACCAAAAGgttgccgttgttgccgGTCATTTTATGTTCTGGTCCGAGAAAGACCAGCAGTACCATAGGGTCTGCACCAAGGCCGACCTCGAAACCTATACCCACGTCATCTACTTCGACACGGCGGCAGATATCGTTTCGCTGCGCCGTCAAGACGACAAGGGGAGAGAGCGGCCCACAATAACTCCGGCTCGCTTGGACGACTGGGCCAAAACGGAAAAGAGGGAGCTCCAGCGGCTGTGTCGTAGCAGCGGCATCCTGTTCATTGCGTTGTCTGAAGCAGAAAGGGGGGCTCTGTCGGTGAGGATAATCAACCTTCTTCTGGACTTTCAGCACCATTGCTCCCAACACAACCTACGGCTTGTGCAGAATCGCCTAGACAGCATCAACCTCAGGTCGGGCTTCACGATGGATTGCAAGCAGCCGTGCACAATGCTGGTATTGGATGCCGATAAAACATTGGCTACTCAGGATACGGGCAAGCTTTTTTGGGAGGTGATGCTGAAGAAGAATCTACTCGATCCGAGCTCGTTGGAAGGAAAGTGCGAAGATCCTTTGACCACGCTCTTCAGCAGCCAGCTGGGATACTCGTACACAGCCTTTCGCCAGGCAACATTGCTCTATGAACAATACTCCGATGAGCAGGTCTTTGAGGGGGTTTGCCGGAACATAGCGTCCCTGGTCAAGATGCATCCAGCAATGGTTTCCCTGCTGCAAACAGCTGAGCGCAAGAGGAATGTCTCAGCAGTGGTGGTAACGTGCGGTCTGCGGCGTGTTTGGGAGATCGTCCTGGACAATCACGGGTTGATGGGGACAGTCAAAGTCATTGGCGGAGGGCGCATTTCGGACGGGTTTGTGGTCACAGCCCAAGTCAAGGCGTCGCTGGTTGAGCGGTTGCAAAACATGTATGGCCTCTATGTGTGGGCCTTTGGAGATAGCCCTTTGGACATTCCCATGTTGCGCGCAGCGGACGAGGCTATTGTAGTGGTAGGAGAGCAATATGTGCAGAGCAGAAGCATGGAAACGCACTTGCTCCAGGCCATCGACTCGGGTAACTTTTGTCCGCGACAAGTCTTGCTACCAGAGACTGCAGCACCGCGCCTGGATGTTGAAAGACTTCCCCTTGTCAATATCGAGAGCTCCGAATTTCTTTTCGAAATATCCCGTCAACGTGACCACCGACGTCAGCCAACTGCCGAACACCACATCGTTCATGCCACAGGCAGAGCTGCTGCCAAGCTTCTGACAACAGCCACGCGTGACGCAAGAGTTTCGGGGCCGGCACTGCGGGAGGCACATCGACTCGTGGGGCGGTATCTTGCAACAGAGCTATTGCCGGATGTCGTTGGCACTGAGGAGTACGAGATTCCGCACGTTCAGGGGCATCAGACACTTGGCCATCGCGTAAAGAACGAGAAGAAGACAGCGATTGTGCCCCTTATGCGCGGGGGCGAGCCCATGGCATTCGGTATCAGTGATGTGCTTCCGCTTGCCATTTTTCTCCATGCCAAAAGGCCAGAAGACGTCGAAGCGCGTCACTTGTTGGGGCTCGAGACGGTACTGCTGGTCGACTCGGTGGTCAACACTGGCAAAAGCATTGTCGAGTTTGTGCGACACATTCGCGGCCTGAATTCCAGAGTAGGTattgtggtgatggctggggTTGTCCAGGCCAAGGCGGTTGCTGCCGGTCCTGAGGGAGTCCTCCACCAACTGCATCAAGCTGAGCCGAAGGTGGACGTTGTGGCCCTTCGGCTATCCGACAACAAGTTCACGGGGAAAGGGGTGACTGACACGGGGGCGCGCCTGTTCAACACGACCGAGTTAGAATAG
- a CDS encoding uncharacterized protein (EggNog:ENOG503PG0S; COG:S) yields the protein MKYITALLAAAVAGVVAHEGHDHTTLGDYVPECSLKCLSDARKSATTCKDDTELECFCILENYRAIYDASVACVMVACGQDVAVAEVLPSVISMCDEVAPMTTTIGGGTLELPTDSASSSAGPAATPTTTDDAAPAETSAPGSGAAGLTAGLVGAALPLAMVALL from the exons ATGAAGTACATCACCGCTCTCCTCGCTGCCGCCGTTGCCGGTGTTGTTGCCCACGAGGGTCACgaccacaccaccctcggTGACTACGTTCCCGAGTGCTCGCTCAAGTGCCTCAGCGACGCCCGCAAGAGCGCCACCACCTGCAAGGACGACACCGAGCTCGAGTGCTTCTGCATTCTCGAAAACTACCGTGCCATCTACGATGCCAGCGTTGCCTGCGTCATGGTTGCCTGCGGTCAGGACGTTGCTGTCG CTGAGGTCCTTCCCTCTGTCATCTCCATGTGCGACGAGGTTGCTcccatgaccaccaccatcggcggcggcaccctGGAGCTCCCCACCGACTCTGCTTCGTCCAGCGCTGGTCCTGCTGCCACCCCTACCACGACCGACGATGCCGCCCCTGCCGAGACCAGCGCTCCCGGCTCTGGCGCCGCCGGCCTCACCGCCGGCCTCGTCGGTGCCGCTCTCCCCTTGGCCATGGTCGCCCTCCTCTGA
- a CDS encoding uncharacterized protein (COG:U; EggNog:ENOG503NW0J) translates to MATEKQPASLSADEGVSPVVEERGHSSADLEKDAISSDAQAGVQAIEAAQLVWPKSHLIGAYVFIWLIYFVTSLQEVCARAYSPFVTSTFSSHSLTPVVYIVSSILGGVSKLPLAKILDIWGRPQGMALMLLIWTIGFVMMAACKNVTQYAAAYVFSTVGAQGISYCITVFVSDTTSLKNRGLMLAYATSPYIVTTWAGGPIADRFIMNGGPGWRWGMGMWAIVTPVIVTPLILIFIYNQHRAEKMGLIQPRQFGKITFTRVKEAVIQMDLLGIFILGVGLSMFLVPIAIYKYQADEWRSPLIICLLIFGGLLVAGFVAYEKWLAPVNFVPAHLLRHPNVLLAGIMLTLIFASAMVWGNFFSSMCMVAWNTTVTEATYISNIYRTGMCFASIPLGWAIRKTRRFKWVAVYYSLPLMLLGIGLMIEFRRPDVNIGYIVMTQIFASFAAGPLVVASELAMMSQVTHNQMAAILAILDLFGSVGTAVGSTVASAVWTNVFPGAIRDRLPQLTDMQVTSISGSMYTQLGYRKGTPIRLGISWAYHDAQQVLLIISMVMIGCGWILTWFWKNTRLSDKQSQQ, encoded by the exons ATGGCCACGGAGaagcagccagccagcttgTCGGCGGATGAGGGCGTTAGTCCCGTCGTCGAAGAGAGAGGACACAGCTCTGCGGACCTAGAGAAAGACGCTATCTCCAGCGATGCTCAGGCTGGTGTTCAAGCCATCGAGGCCGCGCAGCTCGTCTGGCCAAAATCGCACCTCATTGGAGCCTATGTCTT CATCTGGCTCATCTACTTTGTCACGTCGCTGCAGGAGGTGTGCGCCAGGGCGTACAGCCCCTTCGTTACCAGCACCTTCTCTTCACACAGTCTGACTCCCGTGGTGTACATTGTCTCAAGCATTCTTGGTGGCGTCTCCAAGCTGCCCCTGGCCAAGATTCTTGACATTTGGGGTCGGCCGCAGGGCATGGCTCTCATGCTCCTCATCTGGACGATTGGCTTCGTCATGATGGCTGCGTGCAAGAATGTTACGCAGTACGCGGCCGCCTATGTGTTTTCCACCGTTGG TGCGCAGGGCATCAGCTACTGCATCACCGTCTTCGTTTCTGACACGACCAGCTTGAAGAACAGAGGTCTGATGCTCGCCTACGCCACCTCCCCCTACATTGTGACGACCTGGGCCGGCGGTCCCATCGCCGACAGATTCATCATGAACGGAGGTCctggctggagatggggcATGGGCATGTGGGCCATCGTCACGCCTGTGATTGTCACCCCCTTGATTCTCATCTTTATTTACAACCAGCACCGTGCTGAAAAGATGGGTCTCATCCAGCCGCGCCAGTTTGGAAAGATTACCTTTACCCGCGTCAAGGAGGCTGTGATTCAGATGGATCTCCTCGGCATCTTTATCCTCGGCGTCGGTCTCTCCATGTTCCTTGTTCCCATTGCCATCTACAAGTATCAAGCCGACGAATGGCGCTCACCGCTCATCATCTGCCTTCTCATCTTTGGCGGTCTCCTCGTGGCCGGCTTTGTTGCCTATGAGAAGTGGCTCGCCCCTGTCAACTTTGTCCctgcccacctcctccgccaccccaACGTTCTCCTGGCCGGCATCATGCTCACCCTCATCTTTGCCAGCGCCATGGTCTGGGGCAACTTCTTCTCGTCCATGTGCATGGTCGCCTGGAACACCACCGTGACCGAGGCCACGTACATCTCCAACATTTACCGCACCGGCATGTGCTTcgcctccatccccctcggATGGGCCATTCGAAAGACTCGTCGCTTCAAGTGGGTTGCCGTCTACTACTCGCTGCCGCTAATgctcctcggcatcggccTGATGATTGAGTTCCGCCGCCCCGACGTCAACATTGGCTACATTGTCATGACGCAAATCTTTGCTTCGTTTGCCGCCGGGCCCTTGGTTGTCGCATCCGAGCTCGCCATGATGAGCCAGGTCACCCACAACCAGATGGctgccatcctcgccatcctgGACCTCTTTGGTAGTGTAGGCACGGCAGTTGGCTCCACTGTTGCGTCGGCCGTTTGGACCAACGTGTTCCCCGGGGCCATCCGGGACAGGCTTCCCCAGCTGACCGACATGCAAGTCACCAGCATCTCTGGAAGCATGTACACGCAGCTCGGCTACCGCAAAGGCACACCCATCCGTCTCGGCATCTCATGGGCCTATCACGACGCGCAGCAAGTCTTGTTGATTATTAGCATGGTTATGATAGGCTGCGGCTGGATATTGACATGGTTCTGGAAGAACACCAGGTTGTCAGACAAGCAGTCCCAGCAGTAG
- a CDS encoding uncharacterized protein (EggNog:ENOG503NWJI; COG:E) translates to MSPQAATGAAAVVAAPEIRASSGNDSDDADGLLEAMGYKAELVRTRSTWHVAFMSFVLASIPYGLATTLYYPLQGGGPAVVIWGWVIVSLIILCVAASLGEITSVYPTAGGVYYQTFMLAPAKIRRLSAYICGWCYVVGNITITLAVQFGTTLFYVACVNVFTNSEGEEIWGAETYQIWLTFLAITLLCNAISAFGNRHLPLLDTFAVFWTFAGILAILITVLAVAKEGRRSAEYAFTHFEPTSGWPAGWSFMVGLLHAGYATSSTGMVISMCEEVQHPATQVPKAMVITILINTIGGLLFLVPLMFVLPDLALMVQLAQPVPAILKSAVGSEGGAFALLVPIMVLGILCGTACTTAASRCTWAFARDGAIPGSKWWKVVNTKLDVPLNAMMLSMAIQIILGAIYFGSPVAFNAFSGVGVISLTLSYAAPIAVSMLEGRAQVRGGKFFLGKFGWLCNIIALAWSALALPLFCMPALLPVTPETVNYAPAVLVGFVAIAAAWYAVWGHKNYRGPPTESLGVQPVSRDGGVVPGLSSGPQQASEPSIKKD, encoded by the exons ATGAGCCCACAAGCCgccaccggcgccgccgccgttgtgGCCGCCCCCGAGATACGGGCGTCGTCCGGCAACGACTCTGACGATGCCGATGGGCTCCTCGAGGCCATGGGCTACAAGGCCGAGTTGGTGCGCACTCGTTCCACTTGGCATGTCGCCTTCATGTCCTTTGTGCTCGCCTCGATCCCCTACGGTCTCGCTACGACGCTCTACTATCCGCTCCAGGGCGGCGGCCCGGCCGTTGTCATTTGGGGCTGGGTCATCGTCTCCCTGATCATTCTCTGTGTCGCCGCTTCGCTGGGAGAAATCACAAGCGTGTATCCCACCGCCGGAGGTGTCTACTACCAGACCTTTATGCTTGCGCCCGCAAAGATTCGCAGGCTCAGCGCCTACATATGCGGCTGGTGCTATGTCGtcggcaacatcaccatcactctTGCTGTGCAGTTCGGAACCACCTTGTTTTATGTTGCCTGCGTCAATGTCTTCACCAActccgagggcgaggagatcTGGGGCGCCGAGACATACCAGATCTGGCTGACCTTTTTGGCCATCACTTTGCTGTGCAATGCCATCTCGGCCTTTGGCAACCGTCACTTGCCCCTCCTCGAT ACCTTTGCCGTGTTCTGGACCTTCGCCGGCAtccttgccatcctcatTACCGTCCTCGCCGTTGCCAAGGAAGGCCGCCGCTCCGCCGAATACGCCTTCACCCACTTTGAGCCCACCTCCGGCTGGCCTGCCGGCTGGTCGTTCATGGTCGGCCTCCTTCACGCCGGGTATGCCACCTCGTCTACCGGTATGGTCATCTCCATGTGCGAGGAGGTCCAGCATCCCGCCACTCAGGTCCCCAAGGCCATGGTTATtaccatcctcatcaacaccattgGCGGGCTCCTGTTCCTCGTGCCGCTCATGTTTGTTCTTCCCGAcctggcgttgatggtgcAGTTGGCACAGCCTGTCCCGGCCATCCTCAAGTCTGCCGTTGGCTCCGAAGGGGGTGCCTTTGCCCTCCTGGTTCCCATCATGGTTTTGGGTATCCTTTGCGGTACCGCCTGCACAACCGCTGCTTCGCGCTGCACGTGGGCCTTTGCTCGCGACGGTGCCATCCCCGGTTCCAAGTGGTGGAAGGTGGTCAATACCAAGCTGGATGTTCCCCTCAACGCCATGATGTTGTCCATGGCGATTCAGATCATTCTGGGTGCCATCTACTTTGGATCTCCTGTAGCGTTCAACGCCTTTTCCGGCGTGGGTGTCATTTCCCTGACCCTCTCGTATGCCGCCCCTATCGCCGTGTCCATGCTCGAGGGCAGAGCCCAGGTGAGGGGCGGCAAGTTCTTCTTGGGCAAGTTTGGCTGGCTCTGCAACATCATTGCTCTGG CCTGGtccgccctcgcccttcCGCTCTTTTGCATGCCTGCCCTGCTTCCTGTCACTCCCGAGACGGTCAACTATGCTCCTGCTGTCTTGGTCGGCTTCGTGGCCATCGCGGCTGCGTGGTACGCCGTCTGGGGTCACAAGAACTACCGCGGCCCCCCTACCGAGTCCCTTGGTGTCCAGCCCGTGTCTCGGGATGGCGGTGTCGTTCCGGGCTTGTCTTCTGGTCCTCAGCAAGCGTCTGAGCCATCCATCAAGAAGGACTAA
- a CDS encoding uncharacterized protein (EggNog:ENOG503PB1H): MTDYSSEDLSPSPMPTTHALTYTMAAPSQTSVLDISGRWRFNRKLSDNMKEAYKMQGTSFWTRKLLSFMTIEQEYIKHPYCLPFSDDVVFSFQQTVRRPWFGGCRFNIPMNDNMYILDNEDRAVVLPAPLGPVRVRCRYDFVNRTPTYTKVEKMTTEKNGAQIGQMAFESRMETDPDVGLPERAVMIEVMESLSQLGKGAGWRSTVEWGFEVIAGEKRLVKWAVTVKGSQVAKVKMVYDYVGEPIARSGRGHV; the protein is encoded by the exons ATGACAGACTATTCATCAGAAGACTTgtcgccatcgccaatgCCCACTACTCACGCTCTCACATACACCATGGCGGCGCCTAGTCAGACTTCAGTACTCGACATCAGTGGCCGCTGGCGCTTCAACCGAAAGCTCTCTGATAACATGAAGGAGGCATACAAGATG CAAGGGACATCTTTCTGGACTCGGAAGCTCCTCTCCTTCATGACTATTGAGCAGGAATACATCAAGCACCCTTACTGCTTACCCTTCTCCGACGATGTGGTCTTTAGCTTTCAACAGACCGTCCGCCGCCCCTGGTTTGGTGGCTGCAGGTTCAACATTCCCATGAACGACAACATGTACATCTTGGACAACGAGGACCGAGCCGTCGTTCTTCCCGCGCCACTAGGGCCGGTGCGTGTACGATGTCGGTATGATTTTGTCAACAGAACACCAACGTACACAAAAGTGGAGAAAATGACAACGGAAAAGAATGGTGCTCAGATCGGACAGATGGCGTTTGAGTCGCGAATGGAGACGGATCCTGATGTCGGCCTACCGGAACGGGCCGTCATGATTGAGGTGATGGAGAGTTTGAGTCAGTTGGGCAAGGGCGCTGGATGGAGGTCGACTGTCGAATGGGGCTTCGAGGTGATTGCTGGGGAGAAAAGGCTGGTCAAGTGGGCCGTAACCGTGAAGGGGAGCCAAGTAGCcaaggtgaagatggtgtACGACTATGTTGGGGAGCCTATTGCACGCTCTGGCCGTGGCCATGTGTAA
- a CDS encoding uncharacterized protein (EggNog:ENOG503NUM1; COG:V): MADSRSGPQPIHSRSQGRRQSVLSEFIPESLPYPPSFLATSPIVREILTRDIAECSSDDDSQTQVSDAESQTDGRPEDAKLAFHPNGVAYGSGYSTIAIQGLDRPVPNPREVEDSLQAEISLLRDNAILPPKHPRSQRNNVFWRLYRRLFSTKIKDHEDPEPIFQDAPVVETTPLLGGGTPEVDETLPTPPAEEIYERFEEAVAAQAIKTTWQRETKTLVQYAAPLIVTFLLHYSVTIGSVLTVGRLGMVELAAVNLATMTASITCYVPVQGLSTCLDTLCAQAYGSGHKHLVGLQAQRMTWLLWILMVPIAVLWWFSEPILSAMVPDQETASLAALFLRVLIVGMPGVAALESGKRFVQSQGLFHATTYALLIGAPVSFALNYLFVFKFDWHFAGAATAMAITQNLLPLLLVAYVRFLDGSQCWNGLTRKAFSNWGPMIKLALPGMIMIEAQFSVLEILTIAAGQFGTAQLAAQSVLVTVTSTSFNIPFPLAIATSTRVANLIGAHLSDAARVTARVAIVAGFIVGCFNLTVFVVLNETIPRIFTEDDEVVGIAKRVILVCALMQIFDALAAVSHGILRGVGRQAIGGYANLFSYYLVALPISLSTAFALDWKLSGLWTGLTMGLAVVSALELLYLYNADWESAVAQAEERMKSEDVSNEAKLSPA, from the exons ATGGCCGACTCTCGATCTGGGCCCCAGCCTATCCACAGCCGATCTCAAGGTCGCCGCCAGTCTGTTTTGTCAGAGTTCATCCCCGAAAGCCTGCCATACCCCCCTTCATTTCTAGCGACTTCCCCGATTGTTCGCGAAATCTTGACCAGAGATATTGCCGAGTGCTCCTCGGACGACGACTCCCAAACCCAGGTATCAGACGCCGAATCACAGACAGATGGTCGTCCAGAAGATGCCAAACTCGCCTTCCACCCCAACGGCGTTGCCTACGGGTCTGGCTACTCAACTATAGCTATTCAAGGATTGGACCGGCCCGTTCCCAATCCACGCGAGGTCGAAGATTCTCTCCAGGCAGAGATAAGTCTCCTACGCGATAATGCTATTCTGCCACCAAAACATCCACGTTCTCAGCGCAACAATGTCTTTTGGCGCCTTTATCGACGACTTTTCAgcaccaagatcaaggaccACGAAGACCCGGAGCCCATTTTCCAGGATGCCCCTGTCGTTGAGACAACACCTCTCCTCGGAGGAGGAACACCCGAGGTCGACGAGACCCTGCCGACACCTCCCGCCGAGGAGATTTACGAGCGGTTCGAAGAGGCTGTGGCAGCCCAAGCCATCAAGACGACTTGGCAGAGAGAGACCAAGACATTGGTCCAGTACGCAGCTCCCCTGATTGTGACCTTTCTCTTGCACTACTCGGTCACTATTGGGAGTGTCTTGACGGTGGGACGCTTGGGAATGGTGGAGCTGGCCGCCGTGAATC TGGCTACCATGACGGCAAGCATCACCTGCTACGTTCCTGTTCAGGGCCTCTCCACCTGTCTAGACACGCTTTGCGCCCAGGCGTACGGCTCGGGGCACAAGCACCTTGTTGGCCTCCAAGCCCAACGGATGACGTGGCTTCTCTGGATCCTCATGGTGCCCATTGctgtgctgtggtggttttcGGAGCCTATTTTGTCCGCCATGGTCCCCGATCAGGAAACGGCCTCGCTTGCCGCGCTCTTTTTGCGAGTTCTTATCGTAGGAATGCCCGGGGTCGCAGCCTTGGAGAGCGGTAAAAGATTCGTCCAGTCCCAGGGCTTATTTCATGCCACGACGTATGCCTTGCTCATCGGGGCGCCCGTGAGCTTCGCTCTCAATTACTTGTTTGTCTTCAAGTTTGATTGGCACTTTGCGGGGGCCGCCACAGCGATGGCCATTACCCAGAATCTCTTGCCGCTCTTGTTAGTGGCATACGTGCGGTTTTTGGATGGCTCTCAGTGCTGGAACGGTTTGACGCGCAAGGCCTTTAGCAACTGGG GACCCATGATCAAACTGGCGCTACCTGGTATGATCATGATTGAAGCACAGTTCTCCGTGCTGGAAATCTTGACAATCGCCGCTGGCCAATTTGGGACCGCGCAACTTGCAGCACAGAGCGTGCTTGTCACCgtcacctccacctcattCAACATTCCATTCCCGTTGGCCATTGCCACATCCACTCGAGTCGCCAATCTCATCGGGGCGCACCTGAGCGACGCTGCCCGGGTTACTGCCAGAGTG GCCATTGTCGCAGGATTCATTGTTGGTTGCTTCAACCTGACCGTATTCGTTGTGCTGAACGAGACCATTCCACGCATCTTCACGGAAGATGACGAGGTTGTCGGCATCGCCAAGCGCGTAATTCTTGTCTGTGCTTTAATGCAAATTTTTGATGCCTTGGCTGCTGTGTCTCACGGCATCTTGCGCGGCGTTGGCAGACAGGCCATCGGGGGCTATGCCAACCTGTTTTCGTATTACTTGGTCGCCTTGCCCATCTCGTTGTCGACGGCGTTTGCGCTAGATTGGAAGCTGAGCGGGCTTTGGACAGGACTGACTATGGGGCTTGCTGT TGTGTCGGCACTCGAGCTCCTCTACCTCTACAATGCTGACTGGGAGAGTGCTGTTGCCCAGGCCGAAGAGAGGATGAAGTCTGAGGATGTTTCGAATGAAGCCAAGCTAAGCCCCGCGTGA
- a CDS encoding uncharacterized protein (COG:S; EggNog:ENOG503P94J), with product MECQVWLGPRCPPSKLKRQSSREQPNHTSLYFSSSKTPNSTMAANSYTVDSAVLAASIGSAVIYQAMVRAAPSFSRMVIKTASTALLSIFTYLRGGPALLVGALALGSTGDAFLAWNDDTSFLFGLLSFLVAHILYIIHFLHAGPGAGDIVSKLQVLQNGDIWRLGTAGALGMLVPVMIVQLMPKVGKDLRAPVAVYSLTILVMVLMALTLESREIVTGAVMFANSDSILAAGRFLVPATSAHQGWMHHAVWVLYYGGQFLIALGAVGRV from the coding sequence ATGGAATGCCAAGTGTGGCTGGGGCCTCGGTGTCCACCGTCAAAACTGAAAAGACAAAGCTCGCGAGAACAACCAAACCACACTTCACTTTATTTCTCATCTTcaaaaaccccaaactcaaccatGGCCGCCAACTCTTACACGGTAGACTCGGCTGTTCTCGCTGCCTCCATTGGCTCAGCAGTTATCTACCAGGCCATGGTCCGCGCAGCGCCGAGCTTTTCGCGCATGGTCATCAAGACAGCTTCGACAGCCCTCCTATCGATCTTCACCTACCTTCGCGGTGGACCAGCTCTGTTGGTGGGTGCTTTGGCCCTGGGCTCAACAGGTGACGCTTTTCTGGCATGGAACGATGATACATCTTTTCTATTCGGTCTGTTGAGCTTCCTAGTTGCACACATCCTGTACATTATTCACTTTCTCCACGCCGGTCCAGGTGCGGGGGATATCGTTTCCAAACTCCAAGTGCTGCAAAACGGCGATATATGGCGTCTTGGAACTGCGGGGGCTTTGGGTATGTTGGTTCCCGTTATGATTGTGCAGCTGATGCCCAAGGTCGGCAAAGACCTGCGAGCGCCAGTTGCCGTGTACTCGTTGACAATTCTTGTCATGGTTTTGATGGCGCTCACGTTGGAGAGCAGGGAGATTGTCACCGGAGCGGTCATGTTTGCAAACTCAGACTCGATTCTGGCGGCGGGCAGGTTTTTGGTTCCGGCGACATCTGCACACCAGGGCTGGATGCATCATGCTGTTTGGGTCTTGTACTATGGTGGGCAGTTTCTGATTGCACTGGGAGCCGTTGGAAGAGTTTGA
- a CDS encoding uncharacterized protein (EggNog:ENOG503PHS3) translates to MCYSPRPFGTLYVQTVVSNQSLVQLSLNRIMKHFLMFAAIGVTGLSQALSPPLITASIPLPSDITYSHTQTGCPTVTQTRELCASCPIPACLVLGTITQSCNCPTPIPTVYLDYPCSESCSGIWCATSWAIIQESGCTSTDSTSPSSTATITSKTKPWHNGTYTGHSTKTKTTTITETETDECEPTLTKTTTVTISSEPPVLPTLETSTNLPDVETSITIAPNVTFTSRGPGGGGAVSSTSVIEAAAGKMRILGLW, encoded by the exons ATGTGCTACTCCCCTCGCCCTTTCGGTACTCTATACGTCCAGACAGTCGTCTCAAATCAGTCACTCGTTCAACTTTCACTGAACAGAATCATGAAGCACTTTCTCATGTTTGCTGCCATAGGCGTGACCGGGCT ATCCCAGGCTCTCTCCCCGCCCCTGATCACCGCTTCTATCCCTCTCCCATCCGACATCACCTACTCCCACACGCAGACTGGATGTCCAACTGTTACTCAGACACGGGAACTTTGCGCCAGCTGCCCTATTCCAGCTTGTCTTGTGCTTGGAACCATTACGCAGTCCTGCAATTGCCCTACCCCTATCCCTACAGTCTATCTTGACTACCCATGCTCGGAAAGTTGCAGCGGAATCTGGTGCGCGACCAGCTGGGCTATTATTCAGGAGTCAGGTTGCACATCTACGGACTCAACATCTCCGTCTTCCactgccaccatcaccagcaagaCCAAGCCGTGGCACAACGGCACCTACACTGGTCATagcaccaagaccaagacgACGACCATCACTGAGACCGAAACAGATGAGTGCGAGCCAACActcaccaagaccaccacagTGACCATCAGCTCCGAGCCGCCCGTGCTACCGACTTTAGAGACCTCGACGAATCTCCCTGATGTCGAAACCTCCATCACAATCGCACCTAATGTCACCTTTACCTCGAGAGGCCCAGGAGGTGGCGGGGCAGTGAGCTCCACGAGCGTGATCGAGGCGGCTGCTGGAAAGATGCGCATACTTGGATTGTGGTGA